Proteins encoded within one genomic window of Tidjanibacter massiliensis:
- the efp gene encoding elongation factor P → MATTADIKNGMCIELDGKTFSIVEFLHVKPGKGPAFVRTKLKNLENGRILDKTFSAGERIEPVRVERRPYQFTYEDDMGAHFMHTETFEEITIDKAMIENADLMTDGQIVEVMFHTDKEMVLSAELPPIVDMEVTYTEPGIKGDTASSNSLKAATVNTGATVKVPLFINTGDKIRVDTRTREYYERIK, encoded by the coding sequence ATGGCTACAACCGCAGACATAAAGAACGGCATGTGCATCGAGCTTGACGGCAAAACGTTCAGCATCGTGGAGTTCCTGCACGTGAAACCGGGGAAAGGACCCGCTTTCGTGAGGACGAAACTGAAAAATCTCGAAAACGGGCGCATCCTCGACAAGACCTTCTCGGCCGGTGAGCGGATAGAACCCGTTCGGGTGGAGCGCCGTCCCTATCAGTTCACCTACGAGGACGACATGGGTGCACACTTCATGCATACCGAAACCTTCGAGGAGATAACCATAGACAAGGCGATGATAGAGAACGCCGACCTGATGACCGACGGTCAGATTGTCGAAGTGATGTTCCACACCGACAAGGAGATGGTGCTCTCGGCGGAACTTCCTCCCATCGTGGATATGGAGGTGACCTACACCGAGCCGGGCATCAAGGGCGATACCGCCTCCTCCAACTCCCTCAAGGCCGCTACCGTAAATACGGGGGCTACGGTGAAGGTTCCCCTCTTCATCAATACGGGCGACAAGATACGGGTGGATACCCGCACCCGCGAATATTACGAAAGGATTAAATAA
- a CDS encoding UbiX family flavin prenyltransferase: MKRIIVAVTGASGAVYARKVAERLLRSPQVAQVAVVCSANGRKVMEYERERLPEGEERMVWFDNDDLFAPPASGSAGYDGMVIVPCTMGSAGRIAAGISGDLIGRAADVMLKERRPLVLVVRETPLSTIHLRNLTLLSECGAVVLPASPSFYSRPADIEALCDTVAVRAVRMLGVASEGYEWGAEEE; the protein is encoded by the coding sequence ATGAAAAGGATAATAGTTGCCGTAACCGGCGCGAGCGGCGCCGTGTATGCCCGGAAAGTGGCCGAGCGTCTGCTGCGCTCGCCGCAGGTAGCGCAGGTAGCCGTCGTGTGCAGCGCGAACGGGCGGAAGGTTATGGAGTATGAGAGGGAACGGCTTCCGGAGGGAGAAGAGCGTATGGTATGGTTCGACAATGACGACCTGTTCGCTCCGCCGGCTTCCGGTTCGGCCGGTTACGACGGTATGGTTATCGTTCCCTGTACGATGGGCAGCGCCGGACGCATCGCTGCCGGTATCTCCGGCGACCTGATAGGCCGTGCAGCCGACGTGATGCTGAAGGAGCGCCGACCTCTGGTGCTGGTGGTGCGGGAAACCCCGTTGAGTACGATACATCTGCGCAACCTGACCCTTCTTTCGGAGTGCGGGGCCGTCGTATTGCCCGCTTCTCCCTCGTTCTATTCCCGGCCTGCGGACATCGAGGCGCTGTGCGATACGGTGGCTGTCCGTGCCGTCCGGATGTTGGGAGTCGCTTCGGAGGGGTACGAATGGGGTGCCGAGGAGGAGTAA
- a CDS encoding polysaccharide deacetylase family protein — protein MFRPCFLRLLRPLLPDMTWEMADRSSVYLTFDDGPTPGITEWILKTLAGYGVRATFFCLGKNVEQHPDLYRAIADAGHKVGNHSYSHIKGWGMATGQYVADVDLANQLVESDIFRPPYGRIRRRQAEVLSERYRLVMGGIVSQDYSPSVTPQECLRNVTRYVDGGSIVVFHDSAKAFRNTEYALPRAIEYIAEAGFRFGTIGAAAEPVGPAAKGLHRPDGHRIEAEHPPLVGAGGLSGRY, from the coding sequence ATGTTCAGACCGTGTTTCTTGAGGTTGCTCAGGCCGCTGCTTCCCGACATGACGTGGGAGATGGCGGACAGGAGTTCCGTATATCTCACCTTCGACGACGGTCCGACTCCGGGGATTACCGAGTGGATACTCAAAACCCTTGCCGGATACGGCGTCCGCGCCACATTTTTTTGCCTCGGCAAGAACGTGGAGCAGCATCCGGACCTTTACCGGGCGATAGCGGATGCGGGCCACAAGGTCGGCAACCACTCGTACAGCCACATCAAGGGGTGGGGAATGGCGACCGGGCAGTACGTTGCGGATGTAGACCTTGCCAACCAGTTGGTGGAGTCCGACATCTTCCGGCCTCCGTACGGGCGTATCCGCCGCCGGCAGGCGGAAGTGCTTTCGGAGCGTTACCGTCTGGTGATGGGGGGTATCGTGAGTCAGGATTACAGCCCTTCGGTAACGCCTCAGGAGTGTCTGCGTAACGTGACGCGGTATGTGGACGGCGGTTCCATCGTGGTTTTCCACGATTCGGCCAAAGCGTTCCGCAATACGGAATACGCGCTGCCGCGGGCGATAGAATACATCGCGGAGGCGGGGTTCCGGTTCGGAACGATAGGTGCCGCTGCGGAACCCGTGGGGCCGGCAGCGAAGGGTCTCCACCGGCCTGACGGCCACCGCATAGAGGCGGAACATCCGCCGTTGGTCGGTGCCGGCGGTCTTTCCGGCCGATATTGA
- a CDS encoding DUF4837 family protein has translation MKKTASALFAAILLAAAGLMLSCKSQGGTGDFNNAGGKPYEIVVSIDQELWNGEVGDTLRSILLEPVPMFNQVEPQFDISRVNPGALKDLILRHRNILIIQLNPQTAEPSSVARYDVYARPQIIVTLTAPDTNGMVRYLSENRQELQQLFEISERNRAVENNRKYGEKGIDREIRSLFGIDMNIPRGFSIKGRSGEDFLWVGNDVRTATQGLVLYSYPYAGAEDFAPENLIKRRNEFTGRIPGPSEGSFMATEDYIRPEVEYIRIDGKLWARMSGFWYVENDYMGGPFINYSTIDPATGRVFSADCFVYSPKDPKRNMMRQLEHIVYTVRFPQTPAAE, from the coding sequence ATGAAAAAGACAGCATCCGCACTGTTCGCAGCCATTCTGCTCGCGGCAGCCGGCCTGATGCTCTCCTGCAAATCGCAGGGCGGCACGGGCGATTTCAACAACGCCGGCGGAAAACCTTACGAGATAGTCGTATCCATCGACCAAGAGCTCTGGAACGGCGAAGTGGGCGACACGCTCCGTTCGATACTGCTCGAACCCGTTCCGATGTTCAATCAGGTGGAACCGCAGTTCGACATTTCGCGTGTCAATCCGGGCGCCCTCAAAGACCTCATCCTGCGCCACCGCAACATCCTCATCATACAGCTCAATCCGCAAACGGCCGAACCTTCGTCCGTCGCACGATACGACGTATATGCCCGGCCGCAGATTATCGTCACCCTGACCGCTCCGGATACCAACGGCATGGTGCGCTACCTCTCCGAAAACCGACAGGAACTGCAGCAGTTGTTCGAGATATCGGAACGGAACCGGGCCGTGGAGAACAACCGCAAATACGGAGAGAAGGGTATCGACCGGGAGATACGCAGCCTTTTCGGCATCGATATGAATATTCCGAGAGGATTTTCGATAAAAGGACGTTCGGGCGAGGATTTCCTTTGGGTGGGCAACGATGTCCGCACCGCCACGCAGGGGCTCGTACTCTACAGCTATCCCTATGCGGGAGCGGAAGACTTCGCACCGGAGAACCTGATAAAGCGCCGGAACGAATTCACGGGACGCATCCCCGGCCCGTCGGAAGGCTCCTTCATGGCGACCGAAGACTACATCCGGCCGGAGGTGGAGTATATCCGGATAGACGGGAAACTGTGGGCACGAATGAGCGGTTTCTGGTATGTGGAGAACGACTACATGGGCGGCCCGTTCATCAACTATTCGACCATAGACCCGGCGACCGGCCGCGTCTTCTCGGCAGACTGCTTCGTCTACTCCCCGAAAGACCCGAAACGCAACATGATGCGCCAGCTCGAACACATCGTCTATACGGTGCGGTTCCCCCAGACACCGGCCGCGGAGTAG